The Chryseobacterium sp. LJ668 genome segment ATTCTGGCATATTGGTTCAGGGCGGTTCGCTGGAATCTTTTACTAGAACCAATGGGTTACAAAATTTCCACGTCCAATGCATTTTGGACCATCGCTTTCGGATATTTAATGAATTTAACGATTCCCAGAAGTGGAGAAGTAGCTAGGGCAACGGCTTTGTACGGTGTAGAAAAAGTACCTGTTAGTAAGTCGGTTGGTACCATTATTTTAGAACGAGTGATTGATCTTGTATGTATGATCGGTTTTCTTGTACTGACAGTTATTTTTAAATTTGATGCTATAGTATCATTTTACGATTACGTTACTGAAAAAAAGAAAATAAGTACAGAAAAGCAAATTCCTAATGGTTTTGAGGAATTTTTAATGTCACTGGGAATTAATGATTTTGACTCTTTTTATCTGATAGTTAAGGTTTTTATTTTACTTTTAATTGCAAGTGCAATTTTCTATTTAATAAAATTTAAAAGGGCACAGCTCATCAACTTCGGAAAAGGGATTTGGGAGGGGATCGCTTCAATTTCAAAACTGCAAAAAAAGGGAAAATTCATTCTCTATACTATAGGAATCTGGGTTTGCTATTACATGGCCACCTATCTCGTTTGTTTTGCTTTACCTGAAACTTCAAATTTTACCATTGCTGACGGATTTTTCATCATCGTAGTCGGTACTTTAGGAATGATCGTTCCGGCAAGTGGCGGCATCGGAGCGTTTAATCTGGCAATGAAATACGGTTTTATGGCCTTATTTATTTCGATGGGGAAAAGTGCTGAATTTGGAGGTGAAATGGGTTTGACGTACTCATTTATCTCTCTGCCTTTACAAATCGTCATTATGCTGATTACCGGTTTGCTTTCAATTCCTATTTTGGCAAGAGCAAGAACGGCTGCTGTTGAAGACCAAGTGTTTTAAGATTTATTTCAAATATATAATATAAAGATGAATTATAGAAAATCCAAATTCCGCTGGACTTAGGATTTTCTATAATTATAATTTTACCCAAATGCCCTCGTTAGTAAACTCTCCACTTTAGGTTCGCTTCCTCGGAAATTTTTATACAATTCCATCGGGTCTTTTGTACCGCCTGAAGAAAGTAGTATTTTATATTTTGCGGCAATCTCAGGATTGAAAATTCCATTTTCCTTAA includes the following:
- a CDS encoding lysylphosphatidylglycerol synthase transmembrane domain-containing protein; its protein translation is MENKTNNPLKSILTIIISLAFAGFFLWLALRGFDFPTIQKSLAKANYLWVVFASVFGILAYWFRAVRWNLLLEPMGYKISTSNAFWTIAFGYLMNLTIPRSGEVARATALYGVEKVPVSKSVGTIILERVIDLVCMIGFLVLTVIFKFDAIVSFYDYVTEKKKISTEKQIPNGFEEFLMSLGINDFDSFYLIVKVFILLLIASAIFYLIKFKRAQLINFGKGIWEGIASISKLQKKGKFILYTIGIWVCYYMATYLVCFALPETSNFTIADGFFIIVVGTLGMIVPASGGIGAFNLAMKYGFMALFISMGKSAEFGGEMGLTYSFISLPLQIVIMLITGLLSIPILARARTAAVEDQVF